From the Danio aesculapii chromosome 9, fDanAes4.1, whole genome shotgun sequence genome, one window contains:
- the LOC130234887 gene encoding UDP-glucuronosyltransferase-like isoform X3 yields the protein MRRTLSVPALGLLALLCLFSSESVQAGKVLVMPVDGSHWLSMKILVEELSNRGHEMMVLVPETSILIKKSGKYSTKTYPVSFTHDDLEENLKDIKNSALESPPKLTDIVVSFRNLLQFLTMQSKTCEGLLYNEPLMKSLRDMGFDALLTDPFLPCGTIIADSFSIPAVYFLRLIPCRLDETAAQCPSPPSFMPRYSSGFTDKMTFPQRLVNTLLTVVEGFLCRSMYESADELASKYLQKDTTYAELLGHGAVWLLRYDFAFEFPRPQMPNMVQIGGINCGKRAPLTKELEEFVNGSGEHGFVVFTLGSMVSQLPEAKAREFFEAFRQIPQRVLWRYTGPVPENAPKNVKLMKWLPQNDLLGHPKVRAFVTHGGSHGIYEGICNGVPMVMLPLFGDQGDNAQRLVSRGVAESLTIYDVTSEKLLVALKKVINNKSYKENMMKLSAVHRDRPIEPLDLAVFWTEFVMRHKGAEHLRPAAHDLNWIQYHSLDVIGFLLLILLTVIFVTIKICMFCFRKCFKKTQKKKKA from the exons ATGAGGAGAACACTGTCTGTTCCTGCTCTGGGGCTTCTCGCCTTGCTGTGCTTGTTCTCTTCTGAGTCTGTGCAAGCTGGAAAGGTGCTTGTCATGCCAGTGGATGGCAGCCATTGGTTGAGCATGAAGATCCTGGTGGAAGAGCTGTCTAATAGGGGACATGAGATGATGGTTCTGGTCCCTGAAACTAGTATTCTGATCAAAAAGTCTGGGAAATACAGCACCAAGACTTATCCTGTATCCTTCACCCATGATGATCTGGAGGAAAATCTGAAAGACATAAAGAACAGTGCATTGGAAAGTCCACCGAAGTTAACTGATATTGTTGTCAGTTTCAGGAATCTATTGCAGTTCCTAACTATGCAGTCGAAAACATGTGAAGGACTGCTGTACAACGAGCCACTGATGAAGAGTCTAAGAGACATGGGATTTGATGCTTTGCTCACCGATCCTTTCCTACCCTGTGGCACTATCATTGCTGACTCCTTCTCGATTCCTGCCGTTTACTTCTTGCGTTTGATTCCTTGTCGACTTGATGAAACAGCTGCTCAGTGTCCTTCACCTCCTTCTTTCATGCCTCGCTACTCCAGTGGTTTCACTGATAAGATGACTTTCCCTCAGAGACTAGTAAACACACTTTTGACAGTTGTTGAAGGTTTCCTTTGCCGCAGTATGTATGAATCTGCAGATGAACTGGCCTCTAAATATCTGCAGAAGGACACTACATACGCAGAGCTGTTAGGTCATGGTGCAGTTTGGCTTTTAAGGTATGACTTTGCCTTTGAGTTCCCTAGACCGCAAATGCCCAATATGGTCCAGATAGGGGGAATCAACTGTGGAAAGAGGGCTCCACTGACCAAG GAACTGGAGGAGTTTGTGAATGGCTCTGGAGAGCACGGGTTTGTTGTCTTCACTCTGGGCTCCATGGTGTCACAGTTACCCGAAGCCAAAGCCAGAGAGTTCTTTGAGGCATTTAGACAGATACCTCAGAGA GTGTTGTGGAGATACACTGGACCAGTCCCTGAAAATGCACCAAAGAATGTCAAATTAATGAAGTGGCTCCCACAGAATGACCTCTTGG gcCATCCTAAGGTTAGGGCTTTTGTTACACATGGTGGATCACATGGAATCTATGAAGGAATCTGTAATGGAGTGCCAATGGTGATGCTTCCTCTGTTTGGAGACCAAGGGGATAATGCTCAGCGTTTGGTGTCTCGAGGAGTCGCAGAAAGCCTGACCATCTATGATGTGACCTCCGAAAAACTGCTGGTTGCATTGAAGAAAGTCATCAATAATAAAAG CTACAAGGAGAATATGATGAAGCTCTCGGCCGTTCACAGAGACCGTCCCATTGAGCCACTTGACCTGGCTGTGTTCTGGACTGAGTTCGTCATGAGACACAAAGGAGCAGAGCATCTCAGACCTGCAGCCCATGACCTGAACTGGATTCAGTATCACTCTCTGGACGTCATCGGCTTCCTTCTTCTCATTCTATTGACTGTTATTTTTGTGACCATCAAAATCTGCATGTTCTGTTTCAGGAAGTGCTTCAAGAAaactcagaagaagaagaaggcaTAA